From Haliotis asinina isolate JCU_RB_2024 chromosome 8, JCU_Hal_asi_v2, whole genome shotgun sequence, a single genomic window includes:
- the LOC137294973 gene encoding phytanoyl-CoA dioxygenase domain-containing protein 1-like, giving the protein MSTTTVIRYPGDCDVAYPEVFTVPPPQPTQTKPGQLSKAQVDHFFDKGYLIVEKFFSKEELDPCREAIEELVEDLAQKLYRCGKIKNLYKDKGLFERLSFIEKEFPGANIILHKAGTLPPAFRAVWSNDRLLNLVEQLVGPKIAGHPVWNLRTKTPQNNASTVPWHQDCGYLDNDSYKVLQPTAWIPLLDANAKNGCMEIVSGGHRPGRICRHTCCWADTWYVELPEEEMVKTLGVDLDKDIKLCPVPYGGMLLINNMIPHRSLPNISNEIRWSLDLRWQDPSKPVGFFGLKEGILMRDPSKPNYKIDWSPFISVDRNATYKEACNKDKEEDELDTTVQGPHMLKWEMTHQNRHTAKVDKDTPFSNWHKA; this is encoded by the exons ATGTCGACGACGACGGTGATCCGTTACCCTGGGGACTGTGACGTTGCTTACCCCGAAGTGTTCACGGTTCCCCCACCACAACCAACTCAAACAAAGCCGGGTCAACTCTCTAAAGCTCAAGTGGATCACTTCTTTGACAAG GGCTACCTGATAGTGGAGAAGTTCTTCTCCAAGGAGGAACTGGATCCTTGCAGAGAAGCCATAGAGGAGTTAGTTGAGGACCTCGCTCAGAAGTTGTACCGATGTGGAAAGATAAAAA ATTTATACAAGGACAAAGGATTGTTCGAGCGCCTGTCGTTTATTGAAAAAGAGTTTCCCGGTGCCAACATAATCTTACATAAGGCAGGCACCCTTCCCCCG GCATTCCGTGCAGTTTGGAGCAATGACCGACTCTTGAATTTGGTTGAGCAACTAGTTGGACCAAAAATAGCTGGACATCCAGTATGGAACCTGCGGACTAAAACTCCCCAGAACAATGCATCTACAGTTCCCTGGCATCAAG ACTGTGGCTACCTTGACAACGACTCTTACAAAGTCCTGCAACCAACGGCTTGGATTCCTCTTTTAGATGCCAATGCTAAAAATGGATGTATGGAG ATCGTATCCGGTGGTCATCGACCAGGTCGCATCTGCCGTCACACCTGCTGCTGGGCGGACACGTGGTATGTGGAACTTCCGGAAGAGGAGATGGTCAAAACTCTTG GTGTGGATCTAGACAAAGACATTAAGCTCTGTCCTGTTCCCTATGGTGGAATGCTTCTAATTAACAACATGATTCCACACAGAAG TCTACCGAACATTTCCAACGAGATTCGGTGGAGCTTGGACCTCCGTTGGCAGGATCCTTCTAAACCTGTCGGCTTTTTTGGCTTGAAGGAGGGAATCCTGATGAGAGATCCATCCAAACCGAACTACAAGATTGACTGGAGCCCATTTATATCAGTGGACAGAAATGCCACTTACAAAGAGGCGTGCAATAAGGACAAGGAG GAAGATGAGCTGGACACGACGGTCCAGGGTCCACACATGCTGAAGTGGGAGATGACTCATCAGAACCGCCATACGGCCAAAGTGGACAAGGACACACCTTTCTCAAATTGGCACAAGGCATGA